The Brachypodium distachyon strain Bd21 chromosome 4, Brachypodium_distachyon_v3.0, whole genome shotgun sequence nucleotide sequence CTCGTCTCGTCTCTCATGCCGAGTAGTTCACCTCGGCCGTGGGAGATTTAATTTAGAGAGTTGGTAGGGTGAAGAATTCCTAATGCTCATCTGATATATGTGTGATTTCTTCGATTATTTGTCGCACATACGGTACGTTACCCAAGTCCTACACTATGCTTGTTGTCCAATTTAAAAGCCCAAAAAATGATCTCAACACCTAAAACTTCCACGTGACATGTGTTGGTAGCAACAAGGAGCAACCATGGCATGAGGAGCACGAGAAGCCATAGCACTCAAGCATTGGTCCTAACTACAAATTTAAACCGATACACTTCATGTACGACGGATAGGGTACGATTAAACTAAAAATCAATCAGACGCGCAGcaaatcatttaaaatatcaaaacaaattaacttcttgttcttgtacTTAATCTTAATAATCACCGAATGCAACATTTCCGCAGTGTAACAAATACATGAGACAACACATATCCCCAAAAAACATAGTTTTTTCGATAAAGTAATATACAAGAAGATATTAAGTACACTCAGCCTCTACAACAACACAATGTAAGAAAGACACTGAGAATGCACACAgccaaacaataaaaaaaaaagaagaaaaaagatgaaagCACACACAACTCCAAGAGAGGTTCTTCAAAGGCGATGCCTCCAGGAAGGAAAACGAAGTCCgatcgtcgtcgccgcctgATCCAGCCACTAGGGTGATCAAGGGTTTTCACCCCGAAAAGCAAATCCGAGCAATCTCCAAACAATTCCTTCAACAAGGGAAAGGTGCGGAAACACCGTCATTGCCAGGTACAACCAGAAGGTCGAACCACGAGTAATTCGCTCTGGAGCTCGAGACCAGTACTCAGGGAGTACTCCAAACCGAAGTCCATATGTGCTGCCGCCAACCACTTGCCAAGCCGGTACCCACCATACCTCTCAGCCTTGACAGTGTCGAACACGAAACGAATGCCCATGCACACTCATGCAAACGTGTCTTTCCATGAACCACTTGGCAACAATCCATGCACGAAGTTCATGGGACACGTGGGAGTATTTGGGCTATCAGCAATTCGAAGATCCGTCCACCAAGTCAAGTTATCACCAAGTCGGCAAGGCTATACAAGCGCCCAAAAAAGTTGTTGTTGGCAAACCTCATGCACCAGAAAGGGAAAATGCCATGAACACATGATCCGGAAAATCCGAAACCATCCATTGCATATgtccccccgcaagcatcaTATGGAGGCCACCGGAATTGCCACCACCGAACTGCCGGGAGAGGTACCAGCActcgccgccatcgcccgagcaaatcaaaccaaatcaGATGTGCACGCGCAGCGCCGGCTAGAACGAGGCTTCGACGCACAGCACTCGCCGCCCGATACCATTGAGGCCGGCTACGTCCGGCCAGACCACGTAACGCTGGAACCCCCGAGCCTGGACTTttcgccccgcgccgcctgccaaAAGGGCCGGACcgggccgccggcggcagcccATCGCAGGGGCCTGCGCACCTTCACAGTCACCTCGCCGGAGGAAGCTGCCCGACGCCTCCACAGAAACTGCTTGGAACCAAAAGAAGACGCAGCCGCTGCTTGAAACCAAGGGAAacggaggaaaaaaaaagggacgaccccgccgccgccatccacctcgccggcttcctccggcggcagcgaggggTGAGGAGGCTGTGGCCTGTGGGGGAGACGGGgagcggcggctagggtttctgcCCGAGCCGCCCTGGGAGCGACTCGGACGCCATCGCCCTCAAAAGAATTTTGATGGTCTGTGTTCATGATTTTTCTATGCGATTAATTTTGATCCCCAAGAAACATATATTTGCACCAAACAGGCATACGCCTCGAGATACAAAACCAACAAATCTGGTTTAGATGTCGTAGTAAAAGGACTCTTGCTTGAGATGTCACGGTGTCAAATTTTCATGCCacagcagaaaaagaaagattcACAAACGACTGTCAAAAAGATTGACGCCCCTACTGCCAGGACACGTGCCCATCCTTCGAACCACCTCACTGCCAACACACCTAAGAACCCGTAGAGCAGCACGATAAGCGTCGCCACGAAGCCCTGCTCAAAACATTATATAAATAAGATAAAACCGTCAAATTTTAAGAACTTTACACGCATCTTCAACAAAAAATTAGTTCTGTTAAATCCGTAATGATATAGCATATATCTtctatacttatttgatactgTAATTATTGTTAAATGTATgacaatttttttagaaaaatctaccaacatctactactctaaattagttttattaaatccatcatgatatatattttcatagtataattatttgatatttttagaGGTTCATACATTTTCTATGAACTCGGTCATATGAACGGAAGGCGTAGTAATATTTGCTACAAActtttcaaattttaagaagtttgatttagGACGAATGTAGAATATATTATACTCCCTgcgttcctaaatgtaagaaatGATAGAtttgtcataagtcaaactttcctaaatttgatcaactttatataaaaaaacgtATCAACATctataatatcaaataagtataatTTGGAAATATATGTCATGGTGGATTTAACAAAACTAATCTAGAGTTGTGtatgttgatagatttttctatacaCATGACCAAAGTTTAAAAGCTTGATTAGGACAAAGTAAGAGTTCTTTGCATTTAGGAACAAAAagagtacttcctccgtctcatattaagtggctcaaatttgttcaaatatggatgtatctatacctaatgtaatagaaagtcagttaatatgggacggaggaagtatttagTAACCGAGGTGTAACATGTTGTTAGCGAAGAAGTTATAGACTAAGTTATGCGAATCTTtattaaaagaaaaggaattgGGCAACGGGAGTAGCTAGGGCCGGTGTTAGACTGCACGCACCAGAAAGAATCGTTTCTGCTGGAGATAATAATGGTAGCGTtgctcgcggcggcgggccgccTCAAGGTCGCCATCTGCCACAGCTCCGGCGaccagcgccggcggcgatgtcagtagtgcctgctgctgctccacgTCCGCCGTCTGCATCTTCCGGTCCTCTTCTGCCGACACGTATCTATCGAGGGCGATATCGATCTGGATGATACGCATGCGAGAGAAGATATGTTCGGTTTAGAGTTCCCTAATTCGACAGATTAGAATTTTAAACTGGACGGACCTATCTTGGCCTGGTACGATCGCACAAAATTTGGAACTTCTCATATCTTGGCCTTCTGTTTATTCTGACTTATTTGGATGGAGCTATGCCGGTTCTGTTTTGGGCACGGACACAAGTAATCCGAACTGGATTCGCTGCGAGTCTGCGCAAAAAGAGGCATGACTCTTAATGAGTCCCTACCATACCGAATGTATGTCGAGTTGGGTTAAAAGTGCATCCAAACATGCTCCTACTAATAAGCAAAAGTTATTTGACCCAATTACACATTCTAACCAAAACTGAATTCCTTCTAGTAATACATGCACACTGAGATTCCAGAAAAATAAGCTACAGTTCCAGGTAAAGAGGTACACAGGAATTCGATTTTCGGTCACTTTCTAGCATCAGTCAGGAGCAAGGCAGCAATTACTTCCATCAGGATGAACTCCCACTTCTCTATACGCAATCTTACCCTATTAAATATCGATCTTATAAGATAACTGAGAGATTCCGAGATAAAAAGAGAACTACAATTTTAAAAGCTAGCAACTAAAAATGCATCTACCTGTAAATTGTGCAATTGAATTACAATGGTCGGCGGTCATGAATCAGAGCTACAGACACCGGATAACTAGGACGTGACAAGAATCTCTAGTTAACCAAAACTCCCCGAATTGTTGCCGGAGGGCGGTCTCAGCATTGGATGATGGTTGGGGGTCACCGAATTGGGCATGCCGGGGTTGAACATGACGCTGGGCCCTGATGACGTTGAGCCAGGGTGGATAGCTGAGAGCGGCAGGCGAGGCCCGAATGAGAGCATCTGCTGATGCTGATGTTGCTGcctctgttgctgctgcaagAAAGCCATCTGCGCTGGATGGCCCTGCATGTTATTGGCGTAAAATGCTGGCATGCTGGCCTGAGGCACTGAGCCTGGCATTGCTGGTGCTCGAGGGCTGGCTTGACTCATTGGATTTGATACCATGGTACTGCTGCCTCCAGGCATGGAGCCTCCAGCGGAAGCGAACCGAGCTGACATCACCCGGACACGCTGGGCTGTCAGATTCTGCCTGGCCCTCTCAACTTGCTCACTTTCCTTCAAAAGCAGGGTCTCGATCTCTGCAAATTGCTTCAACTTCAACTCCAATCTCTTTAACTGCAAATCAGTGTTGCATCAAACAGTAGTGAGTTTGAGTAATAATAAGAAAACATAATCTAGTATCTCAAAAAGTCATGACAATACCATAAGTACCGATTTCCAGGTGGTTAATTGAAGCAGGCTGGTTAAGGTTTCCAACTAAACTCACATAGTACTTCACTGGATCTTCCTGACTTTTACTAAAATCTTgccccttttttttgcaaagataGTAAATGCTGACCTTACAATCATGAGTTGTGAAGTTCTTCAAAATATTATAACAGGACAagtagtagtttttttttaaccaccTTCAAAATTGTACAGAAACGCAAGACTTGTCAAAGGCTCAGCTCTGATGAAGCACAAGCCAATACTTCCAAATGGGAGCAAGCGTTCTTTCCTCTAGTCCTGTAGTGGCTCTCTTTCATGCCCAAAACGTCTTTACTTTTCTAAatgtttgattcatttatCTGAAGTGCAGGATCAGTTCTAAACTACCATGCCCAAAGGCAAGGCCAGGCAACCATGTCCAGGATCCTTGTAATTTGAcgttatataaaaaaaatagcaaaagaTTTGGGCGGTGCTACAGCTATTTCAATGCCGAATCAGATTTCAAGGCTTCCGTGTACACTCACAAGGTAAATGTGCAAAACCAGGAACTGGTACAATAGCAAGTCAGCAACACTACAGTAAATGTAACATGTGCAGCCAAAAACAGAAAGCTAACTAGATTGTCATCACCCTTGTAGCAAATTGCATGCTGAACGTTTGTGTTCCTACGAACCTGATGATTTATGATGGTGGCGGCTAATCTCTGAATTTCACGCTCCTCCTGATCTGCAAAAAGTTTACActttgttgctgctgctgacaAGCCACACATTGCAGCATATTTCACATTTTCCGGAGAGACAGATGATGAAGTATCTGATACAAAATAACATTGCATTTTACAATAATTTgttgaaataaaaaatattatactCGAAGGACTTGCTAATGATGGGAATAAAGCAGTTACCATAGTTTGGACGAGCAGGATGACCCATAATGTCATTGCCTTCTGAAGACATCCTTAAtacataacaaaaaaaagtctgTCAATATAACAATCGTGTTCAGAGACTCGAGAAAGgtaaaataagaaaataaaacaaaccGGGTAATGAATTTTAAGTAGACAAGTATTGCATGGTTAGTCACGTAGCAGTTTTGGGCAGCCCGACTTGACTAGCAGAGCAAGTCGAGCGACTCATCGCTAGCTAGTTCCAACTGGTAGTCATGACAATTTTTAGTcatgaccaaaaatttggtccttgtttggatggttgcCAACTTTCTTGGCATGCAAAAATGCTAATTGGCCAACTCTGGTgcatttgatttatttattgcCAAAGTTGGGTAACTCATGGGCAAGCAAAACATTGACCGGtattttggctagccaatttTTTTGGTCAGGCAAGTTTGGGCTGAAACCAAATAGCCCCCAAGTCCTTGTGGAACGAACTTGGGTTCCTATTCCTTACagttttccttcaaaaaaaggTATGCTTTCATGTGTGCATGTATACTACAAGACATCCAGTTTTGGCTTGAAAACCTGCTATCTGCCTACCTAAATCTCCCGACTATGTAGGCCCAAGTGCCTGACTGAAGTTTAGTCGCCGAGTACGACTAGACTAGTCATCTGGCGGTCAGGTACTTGACTGGACTTGTCGATTTGGAAACATTGAGCCCAGTATCAACAAAATTGGCGCTTGAATTTCTTGTTATAGAACTAATATGATCAGCTGGATGAAACCTACCTAATGCAGCATCTTTGTTCATTGACTCCTAATACATAGAGCCATTAGCCCACTAGACTAGACTCAACTAAAATATTAGCACTTAGATGATTAGATCTTCAATATTTAACATATGCTTTGATTAGATACCTTTTAGTTGAAAACATGGAAATTTTAAAGTTTATTAACAATTTGATTGTTTTATGAGAAGAGATTCTTCATGGAAAGACGAATTTGTAAGCCACCTTTGGAGACTgtaaaaagtactccctccgatcctaaattgttgtcgaaatattacatgtatctagacgctttttaataatagatacatccatatttgggcaaatttgagtcaagaatttaggatcagagggagtatatcagtACTTTCGTGTTTTCTTCTGTGGGAAATACCGTTACTTTAGTGTTGTTACTTGTTAGTTAAAGTAATCATCGAGCGGGTGATAGTACAGTATGCCATATAGATGGCTCACCTGGAATCATCTCTCGTCAACACAGATAACGCTGCATTCGCACAGGATGCTGCTACTCTTGGTCCCACTGCAGAGGCCAAAAATGCAACCTGCATAACATTTCTGAACAGTAAGACCAGATATATATAATAGAGATCTGCAACGGCCTGAATAGATGCACAAGAACGACAGGAATCCGTATTTTGTAACTAGCAAGGAAAGGCACCATGCTCCTGAATTTGTGAGGAGGTTGTGAAAAACATTGTTGACCTATCTGCTCCTCCCACCTTAGCAGGGACGGACCCAGGAATTAGACATGAGGGGGGTGAGTTGGGATTAAGGGGGGGCGAAATTAGAGTCTTCACCTATTTTAAAGTGATTTTTAATGAGCTGCTTAATAACTATTAACTACAATGAAATTTATAAGGGGGGCTCCCCCCCGGCGCCCCCCCTTGGATCCGACCCTGCACCTTAGGTCCATCTAGGTATGATGTTTCCAAATTTCATCCGACGGCTCGTGTTCGGAGTTATCATGTTAGCACTAAAATATGTTACGAACTCAACATTTCCCATCAAATGTACATGGATATCTACCTATCAGTAGGATTGCATATATAATGTACCTTCAGTGCGCTCCTTCAGGTGTTATCTAATTCAATTAATGGCAGTAAGCTATTTATCAGACAAAAAGGAGATGTTTTACACCCTTCTATCCTGTTTTTTATACTGTTCAATGTCTTTCGATGTTTAAACAGGCAAATAAACTGTAATATGCTATCTACTCATGCATCCAGCAAAGCTAAAGGTGCTGCACCACATCAAGATTAGCAGTGCAGCACATGATCACTAACAACTAATAGTCACAACTCAATTTCCAAATCACGCAAAATGGTTTGTCTTGAACCTAATGCGGGCTTTGATTCACAAATAGTTCAGTTAAACAATGTCGAAATTTGTATCTACATGTGTGTACATCACCGAAGTCGACCATGTAAAAGGAGCTGAAAGATAACTAGAATTTCCATCAAGACTTCAACACCAAAATTGACTTGAGCAGCTAATGAATTTACAGACCAGACATAATGTGTAATCACTCACCAGTGACATGACCGGATTAGCAGAATTGATGAATGGAAGCTGTTGTCCAGGTTGGCTACATTGAGGATAGCTACCTAAGGAAGATAATGTCACAGTTACAAAATGGAGACAGATGAATTTTTACTAACATCAAAGCTGGAATTTAACCAAATGATAAGTTCTTTCATAGGGCAAATAGAGGAAACCTGAAATGTTTCCATTGGAATTTGAATGCAAAAATCCATTGCTTTGCACTCTAGACGAAACAGATGCTTGTGGTACTTCAATGCTCTCTAACAAGCCATCTTCAACTGGAAGAGAAATAAAATGGTGAATACATTGTGCCTTCGACTTTGTTCCAACATGCTCTGCGATACCATTCCAATTATCATTATACTTCTCTACACCCTCCAGCAACAGCAAAGTTTCCTCATCAGTCCAACTGTCACCGTCATTATCTAATCCATTTTTCTTCCCGTCCACTCTCAGAAAATCTAAGCTTGAGTGCCCAGGAACAAATCTTGCATCGTGGAAGCAATCCGAGCAAAGAGAAACATCTGCCTGCTCAAACATTTAAAATGGATCATCTTGTTAGCACTTTACAAGCTTCTCTCAAAAATGAGTTCACAAAAGAATGCAGAAGAAAATTGCTGTGATGCCAGAGAATTaagatatgcatgaagatcTACCTgaacaggaaaagaaaaccatACTACAAAAAATAGCTATCATTCTTAAACAGCACATACCGAAACTAAACATCTCTACTTGGAAATCATTGTTAAAAATTAGGGGAAACTAATCATATGTCATTGCAAAGAGTGGCATTTAATGATATGTCATTTCATTTATTCAACAACAGTACAAAGTTCATCTAGTGCCATTTTGGCATTTTAAATGCATTTCCTTCACTTCTCCGGATAAACACCACGGGAAATTATAAAAATCCCAATCGATCCACTTTTAAGTCTTTAACTAGCAGGCACTTCTAATAAAATTTGGTTAACGTATCATAGCATTTTTCAATTAAGTACAACATGAGATTAGAAATAGTGCAAGTTTGCAGCTTTTCAACAGCAGCAACACGGCATGTTATAGCATACATTTTATAGTGGATAGCACACTGTAATATTTTTCAGTAACTACTGTGTGTTAGACTGGATGTATTGCTGCATCTGCAACATTATTTTAACACTTTAGCTCATCCAATTAATCATTTTAAGATATTGTTATACTTTCTGAACGACTGATTGTAAATAGCAAATGTTTGACAGGAAATGTGGTGCGTGTACTTTTAATGAAAGAAGTTCATTGAGAGATCCATGTATGTTTAGCAACTGAAATGCTAGCTACTCAATTCTCATCCTAGGGTAATTCATTGGAGAACAAAATGTGATTTATACTGGACTAAGATGATAATTGACACATTAGAAAGCAAATATGTTGATTATTTCCATAGAGTAATAACTCGACCCTACATCTTTTAACCAAATCATCGCATCAATATCTGAACTATTGGTATACAAAATTAATACAGCTGAGCTGAACATTTGGAATGTAACCCTCCAGCATAGCATAATGCCTTAATCAGTTCCTTCTCAATTCTCACATGGTTGTTCATGTGGTAAACCAAAGCAAAAGTTTGAACGCGAGATGATCAACAATGTGGATAATTGCATAATTAACAGTTCTAAAGATATAGCTAGAGCCTCCAAAATAcgacaaatgaaaaaaagaactctATAGCAGTTATAACTATGCGCACCTCCTTTTGTGACTCATAGTGCAGGCTGGGCAAAGGTTGTAAGCAGTAAGTACAAAAATTCTCTGACAACCGCTCCCAAATCTTCTCATCCAAATCTGCAAGACTAGTATCACCATTTGCCACCGCTGGAACAGACGAAGTTGAAGCCACAGAAGCAATATCCTCTGGCCGGAGACTGCATTTTGGACGATCAAACAAAATCAAGCCATCAATTGATTTCAATGGTGCAGACGCCAGCTGCAGTTCCCCTGTTTGCTCCTCCCTGATTAAGGATTGTGCCAGCCTCAAGCCCCGGTGCACAGACCCAGCTGCAAGGTAGTTAATGATCCCCCAAGTGTCCAAGAATCTAACTATCCTACTCAGGTCATACAATTCAGCAGTGCTAGTGACAAGCCCCTGGCACTCGGCAAATGCAAGTCTCCTTGCAGGGCGCTCCAAATACTTCACAATAACCTTATTCCTCAACATTATGTACTTCTCTGGCGTATGCCCTGGGGACTTCCCTGAGAAGAAATGAGGCACCACCTGCCTCTCCAACCTGTGCACCGTCATGGGTGAGAACCAATCTACAAAATGCAAATCAACGCCGCATCACCAACAAATTAAAATTATCATTTTGCTACACCTCAGTAGTAAGCATCTTTGGAGCAAAAAATAAACCTGAGTGTCTGGGCACGACAAGCAATTTGCCATAGAACTGCTTTGGCACGCCTTGGCCTTCCATAAGCGGAGGCACGGTGCAGACATAGGAGGACGGCAAGTCAGGGTCGTTG carries:
- the LOC112272541 gene encoding uncharacterized protein LOC112272541, which gives rise to MRIIQIDIALDRYVSAEEDRKMQTADVEQQQALLTSPPALVAGAVADGDLEAARRREQRYHYYLQQKRFFLGFVATLIVLLYGFLGVLAVRWFEGWARVLAVGASIFLTVVCESFFFCCGMKI
- the LOC100826600 gene encoding SWI/SNF complex subunit SWI3C: MPRKASSSDAKLKWRKRKRSQDPSPSNLADHSDDSDSAAANDDADDAPHGAANGGETLGAGAGGDDNAVLGLCEAEALSSPEPISGFPLASRRPVIRPHPSVLAVIAADRAVAGGSCASAAPAPPLENISHGQLQVLAAMLPDNPSLSNDPDLPSSYVCTVPPLMEGQGVPKQFYGKLLVVPRHSDWFSPMTVHRLERQVVPHFFSGKSPGHTPEKYIMLRNKVIVKYLERPARRLAFAECQGLVTSTAELYDLSRIVRFLDTWGIINYLAAGSVHRGLRLAQSLIREEQTGELQLASAPLKSIDGLILFDRPKCSLRPEDIASVASTSSVPAVANGDTSLADLDEKIWERLSENFCTYCLQPLPSLHYESQKEADVSLCSDCFHDARFVPGHSSLDFLRVDGKKNGLDNDGDSWTDEETLLLLEGVEKYNDNWNGIAEHVGTKSKAQCIHHFISLPVEDGLLESIEVPQASVSSRVQSNGFLHSNSNGNISGSYPQCSQPGQQLPFINSANPVMSLVAFLASAVGPRVAASCANAALSVLTRDDSRMSSEGNDIMGHPARPNYDTSSSVSPENVKYAAMCGLSAAATKCKLFADQEEREIQRLAATIINHQLKRLELKLKQFAEIETLLLKESEQVERARQNLTAQRVRVMSARFASAGGSMPGGSSTMVSNPMSQASPRAPAMPGSVPQASMPAFYANNMQGHPAQMAFLQQQQRQQHQHQQMLSFGPRLPLSAIHPGSTSSGPSVMFNPGMPNSVTPNHHPMLRPPSGNNSGSFG